ATAACGAAAGCGCTGCGCTGGGGCGGACTGTATTGCCGGCACCTCAGCTTGCCTGAGGGAGGCTCTCAACCTGACAATTTAAATCAGGTTAAAACTATTCAGTTTTGATTTCGGTTCCATAAATCCCTTGGACACCTTTCAACCCCACTGCCAAAGCGCCCTGGTCCAGAAATGGTCCAGAGACCATAAAATCGCAGACAATAAAAAACCCCAAGGAACACATTGTTCCTTGGGGTTTCTCGGTATTTTGGTGCCCAGAGACGGAATCGAACCGCCGACACGGGGATTTTCAATCCCCTGCTCTACCGACTGAGCTATCTGGGCAACGGGGCGCATTAAACGGGTTTTTCAGGGGGTCGTCAAGCAAGTTTTCAAAAAATATTTAATTATTACCGTCGCTTACGTGCCGACCCCGGTTTTTGATCAATTATTGAGCAGGTGGTACGTAGCCGTCGGCCTTGGCGTAATCCTCGCCGGAAAAGAACTTGTCCATTTCGCCCTGCAGGTATTTGCGGTCTTCGGCGTTCATCATGTTCAAGCGCTTTTCGTTGATGAGCAGGGTCTGGTGTTTTTGCCAGTCGGCCCAGGCCTGGGCGGAGACGTTATCGTAGATGTCCTGGCCTTTGGCACCCGGAAAAGGGGCGCGTTCGAGGGCGGGCAGTTCTTCGTGGTACTTGCGGCACATGATGGTGCGGGTCATGACGGCTCTCCTGCGTTCAATACTTCAGCCGCGCGCTTCAGCAGTTTCTTTACCGGGGCGGCAAGGCCCAGGCGCGGTGGGGTGGCGAGGTTATACCAGAGCCAGTCGGCCTCGGCCACGTGATGGGCGCTTTCCTCGACCTGGACCAGCCAGGGTTCGATGGCCAGCT
This genomic stretch from Pseudomonas orientalis harbors:
- a CDS encoding oxidative damage protection protein, translating into MTRTIMCRKYHEELPALERAPFPGAKGQDIYDNVSAQAWADWQKHQTLLINEKRLNMMNAEDRKYLQGEMDKFFSGEDYAKADGYVPPAQ